The Daucus carota subsp. sativus chromosome 7, DH1 v3.0, whole genome shotgun sequence genome window below encodes:
- the LOC108195314 gene encoding uncharacterized protein LOC108195314 yields the protein MTMFPPTATSTTHHHQNFSSYTGENRCYVNANSTSSYGVYLNQSIFGAHSLLEEEVQGEEGYDNFCSKIISGDPHQTAYLVGSAYSDQVMGEEDESKTETAEMSKTNDRHGEEAAGSSSKDLIKDINPLEDEQGGGGWLQLSIGSHREPTTGSSSDYQYHDDDNKLVQTRGVELDLLANSSSMVNTEAKTSNFTQESAVLMNRSSAAAAASSSTQQQQQQQQQQYYYSPVLPPRPNNLFLQHYYPPPTTTSPHYPFNPNYHNQQDVGTYQEYNTNHQYWPAFRSSSSSSSSLLPPGASYLSRLPFQLHGTAAASGGDFAHHLPRFDFRVVDPPRRPHSGIWFTLQASHIQAKEPFLPQIPKSYLRIKDRQMTIRLIIKYLVNKLRLDSEAEIEIRCKGQQLMPYLTLQHVRDSIWNPRDSSSFSSSDQLQHHLMVLHYGRTSA from the exons ATGACCATGTTTCCTCCGACAGCAACGTCTAcaactcatcatcatcagaattTTAGTAGTTATACAGGTGAAAACAGATGCTACGTTAATGCTAACAGTACTTCTAGTTATGGTGTTTATTTAAATCAGAGTATTTTCGGCGCTCATAGTCTCCTTGAAGAGGAGGTACAAGGGGAAGAAGGATACGataatttttgttcaaaaataattagtgGTGATCCTCATCAAACAGCTTATTTAGTGGGATCTGCGTATAGTGATCAAGTCATGGGTGAAGAAGACGAATCGAAAACCGAGACAGCGGAAATGAGTAAAACGAATGATCGTCACGGTGAAGAAGCCGCGGGGTCGAGCTCCAAGGATTTGATTAAAGATATTAATCCTCTCGAAGATGAACAAGGAGGAGGAGGGTGGCTTCAGTTGAGTATTGGGAGTCACAGGGAGCCGACGACCGGGAGTAGTAGTGATTATCAGTATCACGATGACGACAACAAACTTGTTCAGACGAGGGGAGTAGAGCTTGATTTACTTGCTAATTCTTCTTCTATGGTTAACACTGAGGCTAAAACTAGTAATTTTACACAAGAATCCGCGGTTCTGATGAATAGGTCGTCAGCTGCAGCAGCAGCGTCTTCGTCTactcaacaacagcaacagcaacaacaacaacagtatTACTATTCTCCGGTGTTACCGCCCCGCCCGAATAATTTATTCTTGCAACACTACTACCCTCCTCCGACGACCACGTCACCTCATTACCCTTTTAATCCTAATTATCATAACCAACAAGATGTAGGTACTTATCAAGAGTACAACACTAATCATCAGTACTGGCCGGCTTTTAGGTCATCATCTTCGTCTTCGTCTTCTTTGTTGCCTCCAGGGGCTTCGTATTTGTCTCGGTTACCCTTTCAGCTCCACGGTACAGCCGCGGCTAGTGGAGGAGATTTTGCTCATCACCTGCCACGGTTCGATTTCAGAGTCGTGGATCCTCCCAGAAGGCCTCATTCCGGTATTTGGTTTACGCTACAAGCTTCTCACATTCA AGCCAAAGAACCATTTTTGCCGCAGATACCTAAGAGCTACTTAAGAATCAA GGACAGACAGATGACGATTCGACTGATAATAAAGTATCTGGTTAATAAGCTGAGACTGGACAGCGAGGCCGAG ATAGAGATAAGATGCAAAGGGCAGCAGCTAATGCCATATTTGACGTTGCAGCACGTAAGAGACAGCATCTGGAATCCCAGGGACTcctcttccttttcttcttctgatcaaCTTCAGCATCATCTTATGGTCCTTCACTATGGTCGGACCTCTGCTTAA
- the LOC108194721 gene encoding agamous-like MADS-box protein AGL30: MDYWSDPDKIDNIEHLRQMEESLSESLSQIRIHKYQNGMHSSLMIGAMQESQPISWLPNNENDQFLEMIVIDWTISYSTCRDAVCSRDILLPSYSGLFETAKETDIDNMGQIDNTRQESSLNEPSTTDCLKLQLSEQYPFHAYSNLNLPTMGKLDVGTEENIQADPINYHINSSY; encoded by the exons atgga CTACTGGAGTGATCCAGATAAGATCGACAACATTGAACATCTTAGGCAGATGGAAGAATCACTAAGTGAATCCCTTAGCCAGATTCGTATTCATAAG TATCAAAATGGGATGCATTCATCTCTGATGATTGGTGCTATGCAAGAGTCCCAACCCATATCATGGCTTCCTAATAACGAAAATGACCAA TTCCTTGAAATGATTGTAATAGATTGGACAATTTCTTATTCCACCTGCAGGGATGCAGTGTGTTCCAGAGACATATTACTTCCGAGCTATTCTGGATTGTTTGAGACCGCCAAAGAAACAGATATTGATAATATGGGACAGATTGATAATACGAGACAGGAAAGTTCTCTCAATGAACCAAGTACTACAGATTGCTTAAAGCTACAACTCAGTGAACAATATCCTTTCCATGCATATAGCAATCTGAATTTGCCAACGATGGGGAAACTAGATGTTGGCACAGAAGAGAATATCCAAGCAGACCCTATCAATTATCACATCAATAGCAGTTATTAA